One Formosa agariphila KMM 3901 genomic window, ATTAAGGTAGCATCTAACCTTTTTTACTACAGTTACAAATTGTTTTAAATTCCATTCCCTTTTTTTAACACAAACCTTAACAATATTCAGCATAAACTACTATGCATACATATTAAATAGCGTTTTAATTTTCCGTAACTTTGCAACCTAAAAAATTAATAGCATATGAAACTTTCAGATGTTCCTCAAATAAAATATACAGATTCTAATAACTTCTTTCTTCTATCTGGTCCTTGTGCCATTGAAGGTGAAGACATGGCTTTACGTATTGCCGAAAAGATTGTTTCTATAACAGATGATTTAAAAATTCCTTATGTATTTAAAGGAAGTTTTAAAAAAGCAAACCGTAGTAGAATTGATAGTTTTACGGGTATTGGCGACGAAAAAGCATTAAAGATCTTAAAGAAAGTTTCAGACACCTTCAACATTCCAACAGTAACAGATATTCACGAAATTTCTGATGCTGCCATGGCTGCCGAATACGTAGATGTATTACAAATTCCTGCATTTTTAGTACGTCAAACAGATTTACTTGTTGCCGCTGCAGAAACCGGAAAAGTAATTAACTTAAAGAAAGGACAATTTATGAGTCCTGAGGCTATGAAACACGCCGTACAAAAGGTAAAAGATTCTGGAAACGACAAAGCTTGGATTACAGATCGCGGTACCATGTTTGGATATCAAGACATGATTGTCGATTTTAGAGGCATCCCAACCATGCGCGAATATGCACCTACAGTTTTAGATGTTACCCATTCCCTGCAACAACCTAACCAATCTAGTGGTGTTACAGGTGGAAGACCAGATATGATAGAAACCATCGCAAGAGCCGGTATTGTAAATAACGTAGATGGATTATTTATTGAAACACATTTCGATCCTGCAAATGCAAAAAGTGACGGTGCAAACATGTTACATTTAGATCATTTAGAAGGTTTATTAAGCCATTTAGTGGCTATTAGAAAGACCATAACTGCCTTTTAAATTTAGACTCCCTTTTTAATGAACGTTAAAACTATTATATTTTTAATAGGAAGTATTCTATTGCCCTTATTAAACTTAAATGCTCAAACTACAGATACTCTAAAATACACCGCTTCTAATAAAGGAAAATTC contains:
- the kdsA gene encoding 3-deoxy-8-phosphooctulonate synthase, which codes for MKLSDVPQIKYTDSNNFFLLSGPCAIEGEDMALRIAEKIVSITDDLKIPYVFKGSFKKANRSRIDSFTGIGDEKALKILKKVSDTFNIPTVTDIHEISDAAMAAEYVDVLQIPAFLVRQTDLLVAAAETGKVINLKKGQFMSPEAMKHAVQKVKDSGNDKAWITDRGTMFGYQDMIVDFRGIPTMREYAPTVLDVTHSLQQPNQSSGVTGGRPDMIETIARAGIVNNVDGLFIETHFDPANAKSDGANMLHLDHLEGLLSHLVAIRKTITAF